In the genome of Ignavibacteriota bacterium, one region contains:
- a CDS encoding choice-of-anchor D domain-containing protein: MTRYRLFIMMIFCVLSQANGQWHWLNPLPEGNEYFDATFVTSGTGPATIWVVGGNGSIIRSSDEGVTWSARNTPLRPTPFLCLNVLFTDANTGLVASNTGTLLRSNDAGGVWQQLPPNGMPIQKLRRAPDGGVWGFGSVGTLARTGDAGLTWTKRYPGTNAVVFDVAFPDASSIVAVCGSGAIYRSANGGQQWTSTVRPLPTDIVSVDFISPTHGFALQKPTTLLRTTDGGANWSDTTLSVLSVRCIRFSDPTTGWLLSTSTGTVLKTVNAGQTWRTVTVDSSLRYTFQNIIVRSQNEIWLTGEGGGMFRSLDGGATWTQLGTAITRAHLSAVTGVSDSSAWIFGDGLVKFTGDRGATWSDNKAGTLPIHCGAAVSATRIVAGGPQGEVHVSDNSGATWSTQTLASLGQVNQIRFLNGNIGWLAGNHGTVARTLDGGATWALAAPDDNDYNTVHPLSADVAWIAGNGGTVRKTTDGGATWSTHDPGTTSNLYTIHFTSPTDGWVGGQVKLYQTFDGGSTWSPRSQQGLDVVYRVAFTDPQNGFLLMSRGIARTSDGGTTFHRTDYPSTGLRDVSALPDGHLWLAGDFGVALRYTPAPVVFLTPAVLDFGDVSTGRTKTLPFTIENAGERTMRISNLTTLGTGFTIASMGDTTLAPGARTTARIQFTPPDTGIHRGLATVISNAPLGVPTVPLIGHGIPPGTPALTHAPQILDFGKIRLGTIKSLELRITNASSKLLRINEERLVGQDSMMFQVVRPSSFLINPGATDSIQIVFAPLRPEPFTTTLLIESDDAAEPAYRVTVRGEAINPKITLIPDTVNFGFVYTDSTKTLYLEIKNAGSAELLTANHRIVGTDAADFSFVPPPATPIGPGSSVLIPVSFHPKTMGPKSAQLRIESSDIINPEVAAILIGRPTNTGAHEAPQAPSALIIGSTYPNPVGPGTAHRAMVTFVLPEAAMVQTRVTDALGRDVTTPITGRYTPGENRALVNAASLPAGLYHVAVTAEYGNGTVSTAQARILVVR; this comes from the coding sequence ATGACCCGATACCGTCTGTTCATCATGATGATATTTTGCGTTTTGTCACAGGCAAACGGCCAGTGGCATTGGTTGAATCCATTGCCCGAGGGCAACGAGTACTTTGATGCCACGTTTGTCACGTCCGGCACAGGCCCCGCGACGATTTGGGTTGTCGGAGGGAACGGCTCCATCATTCGTAGTTCCGACGAGGGCGTGACATGGAGTGCGCGCAACACCCCGCTGCGTCCGACGCCGTTCCTCTGCCTGAACGTGCTTTTCACCGATGCGAACACGGGACTTGTCGCCTCGAACACCGGCACCTTGCTGCGCAGCAACGATGCCGGAGGCGTGTGGCAGCAGTTGCCACCCAACGGCATGCCCATTCAGAAGCTCCGCCGCGCACCAGACGGCGGCGTCTGGGGCTTCGGCAGCGTGGGCACACTCGCACGCACCGGTGATGCCGGATTGACGTGGACCAAGCGGTATCCCGGTACAAACGCCGTTGTCTTCGACGTCGCCTTCCCCGACGCGTCGAGCATCGTTGCCGTGTGCGGCTCCGGAGCGATCTACCGTTCCGCGAACGGGGGCCAGCAATGGACGTCGACCGTGCGGCCGCTGCCGACCGACATCGTATCAGTGGATTTCATTTCGCCAACACACGGCTTTGCACTGCAAAAACCGACAACATTATTGCGCACAACAGACGGCGGCGCGAATTGGAGCGATACGACACTCAGCGTCCTGTCCGTGCGGTGTATTCGTTTCTCCGATCCGACCACCGGATGGCTGCTGAGCACATCGACAGGAACAGTGCTAAAAACGGTCAACGCCGGGCAGACCTGGCGGACGGTTACCGTGGACAGTTCGCTGCGGTACACATTCCAGAACATCATTGTCCGTTCACAAAACGAAATCTGGCTGACAGGCGAAGGCGGCGGAATGTTCCGCAGTCTCGACGGAGGCGCAACGTGGACGCAGCTCGGAACGGCAATAACACGCGCGCATCTCTCGGCCGTCACGGGTGTGAGCGACAGCAGCGCCTGGATATTCGGAGACGGGCTCGTGAAGTTCACGGGGGACCGTGGCGCAACATGGTCTGACAACAAGGCCGGAACACTGCCCATTCACTGCGGCGCCGCGGTATCCGCCACACGCATCGTGGCCGGCGGCCCTCAGGGTGAAGTGCATGTTTCCGATAACAGCGGCGCGACATGGAGCACACAAACACTCGCCTCGCTCGGGCAGGTGAATCAGATCCGCTTCCTGAACGGAAACATCGGATGGCTCGCAGGCAATCATGGTACCGTCGCGCGCACGCTGGACGGTGGTGCCACATGGGCTCTCGCGGCGCCCGACGATAATGACTACAACACCGTACATCCGCTCTCGGCCGATGTGGCATGGATAGCAGGGAACGGCGGCACAGTGCGGAAGACAACGGACGGCGGCGCGACCTGGAGCACCCACGATCCGGGAACAACGTCGAACCTGTACACCATCCACTTCACTTCTCCCACGGACGGTTGGGTGGGTGGACAGGTGAAGCTGTATCAGACCTTCGACGGCGGGAGCACATGGTCGCCGCGTTCGCAGCAGGGTTTGGACGTCGTGTACCGCGTCGCGTTCACCGATCCGCAGAACGGTTTTCTTCTCATGAGCCGCGGGATCGCGCGAACGAGTGACGGCGGAACGACGTTTCATCGCACGGACTACCCCTCGACAGGCCTGCGCGACGTTTCAGCGTTGCCCGACGGTCACCTCTGGCTGGCGGGAGACTTCGGCGTGGCACTGCGCTACACGCCCGCGCCCGTGGTGTTTCTCACTCCCGCGGTTCTGGATTTTGGTGACGTGTCCACGGGCAGGACGAAGACACTGCCCTTCACCATCGAGAACGCGGGCGAGCGCACAATGCGCATTTCGAATCTCACCACGCTCGGCACCGGATTCACCATCGCGAGCATGGGCGACACCACACTCGCGCCGGGTGCGCGCACGACTGCGCGCATCCAGTTCACACCGCCGGACACGGGTATTCACCGCGGGCTTGCGACAGTGATCAGCAACGCGCCGCTCGGAGTGCCGACAGTGCCGCTGATCGGCCACGGAATACCGCCAGGCACACCGGCGCTGACACATGCACCACAGATACTCGACTTCGGCAAGATCCGGCTGGGAACGATCAAGTCGCTCGAATTGCGTATCACGAACGCAAGCAGCAAACTGCTACGCATCAACGAGGAAAGACTCGTCGGTCAGGACTCGATGATGTTTCAGGTGGTCCGCCCGAGCAGTTTCCTCATCAATCCGGGCGCAACAGATTCGATACAGATCGTGTTTGCGCCGCTACGGCCCGAACCCTTTACCACGACGCTGCTGATCGAATCCGACGACGCCGCTGAACCGGCCTATCGTGTGACAGTGCGCGGTGAAGCGATCAATCCGAAAATCACGTTGATTCCCGACACGGTGAATTTCGGTTTCGTCTACACCGACAGCACAAAGACGCTGTACCTCGAGATCAAGAACGCGGGAAGCGCGGAACTGCTTACAGCCAATCATCGCATCGTGGGAACGGATGCGGCGGACTTCAGCTTCGTGCCTCCCCCCGCGACACCGATCGGACCGGGGAGCTCGGTTCTCATTCCCGTGTCATTCCATCCAAAAACGATGGGGCCGAAATCCGCGCAACTGCGCATCGAGTCCTCCGACATCATCAATCCCGAAGTCGCGGCGATCCTCATCGGGCGGCCGACAAACACCGGGGCGCACGAGGCACCACAGGCCCCGTCCGCACTGATTATCGGATCGACATATCCGAATCCTGTCGGACCCGGCACGGCGCACCGCGCCATGGTCACGTTCGTGCTTCCCGAGGCGGCAATGGTTCAGACCCGTGTCACGGATGCGCTTGGTCGTGATGTGACCACACCGATAACGGGCAGATATACCCCGGGTGAAAACCGCGCGCTCGTGAATGCAGCTTCATTGCCCGCGGGACTGTATCACGTGGCCGTGACCGCCGAATACGGCAATGGCACCGTCTCCACAGCACAAGCGAGGATTCTTGTCGTCCGTTAA
- a CDS encoding MFS transporter — protein MTPEAANEHRVPLWTRDFSLHFAASFLVAVALNFVIVLVPVFAAREFSASGGDVGLLTAVFMLTAVLSRPYLGFLLDRYGRRIVLLIALAFFSLLNAAHALVGSLGALLAIRALLGFPWGATQTATITAAVDLIPESRRGEGLAFFGLTFTLAGTVGPLASLGLLDYSSFDTVFLTAAGIILAAGCIAVFTRHAVIRDAEARLSLQSLLEPRVAWLAAATMLTTTLWGAVISFMPLYADEQGLPSAGVYFTLDALGTMASRIGSARLFDRYGPRPILIAAYLLMISSMLLLGIAPTQTGYAASAILLGVGFGIAIPAYQTMAMNLVEPERRGAANGTLYSAFDIGIGGGALSLGALADSAGFRTMFTVQSVLLLIPAALFLIHIIPSYQRRMRAAHEETTLRDVL, from the coding sequence ATGACACCCGAAGCGGCAAACGAGCATCGAGTGCCGCTGTGGACGCGGGACTTTTCGCTGCATTTCGCCGCATCGTTCCTCGTCGCGGTTGCGTTGAATTTTGTCATCGTGCTTGTTCCCGTGTTTGCGGCGCGCGAGTTTTCCGCCAGCGGCGGGGACGTGGGCCTGCTGACCGCGGTGTTCATGCTCACGGCCGTGCTGTCGCGCCCCTATCTCGGTTTTCTGCTCGACCGTTACGGACGGCGCATCGTGCTGTTGATCGCGCTCGCATTTTTCTCGCTACTCAACGCCGCGCATGCGCTGGTTGGATCACTGGGCGCGCTGCTCGCCATCCGCGCCCTGCTCGGATTTCCCTGGGGCGCGACACAGACCGCGACCATCACCGCCGCGGTGGATCTGATTCCGGAATCGCGCCGCGGCGAGGGCCTGGCGTTTTTCGGACTGACGTTCACACTGGCCGGAACGGTGGGTCCGCTCGCGAGTCTCGGCCTGCTCGACTACTCATCGTTCGACACTGTGTTCCTGACCGCGGCGGGGATCATTCTTGCGGCCGGCTGCATCGCCGTGTTCACACGACACGCGGTCATTCGCGACGCGGAGGCGCGCCTTTCGCTGCAGTCGCTGCTGGAACCGCGCGTGGCCTGGCTCGCGGCGGCGACTATGCTGACCACCACACTGTGGGGCGCAGTGATTTCCTTCATGCCGCTTTACGCAGACGAACAGGGATTGCCGAGCGCAGGCGTGTATTTCACGCTCGACGCTCTGGGGACCATGGCGTCACGCATCGGATCGGCGCGACTCTTCGACCGCTATGGTCCGCGTCCCATCCTCATTGCCGCGTATCTGCTGATGATATCGTCGATGCTGCTGCTCGGCATCGCACCCACGCAGACGGGTTATGCCGCGTCGGCCATTCTGCTCGGCGTCGGTTTCGGCATCGCCATACCGGCGTACCAGACCATGGCGATGAACCTGGTGGAGCCCGAACGGCGCGGCGCCGCAAACGGAACATTGTATTCCGCCTTCGACATCGGCATTGGCGGAGGCGCACTGTCGCTCGGCGCCCTGGCGGATTCCGCGGGCTTCCGCACCATGTTCACCGTGCAGTCGGTATTGCTGCTCATCCCGGCGGCACTGTTCCTGATCCACATCATCCCATCGTATCAACGCCGCATGCGCGCGGCGCACGAAGAAACCACGCTGCGGGACGTGTTATAA
- a CDS encoding tetratricopeptide repeat protein, with translation MSSVNTSRILLPRAVWPLVCIVALVLGLIPPARSMPHIDPKSDSLASVLKTSSGSRRIAVLLELSIRLSENTPDASIRYAHEALALADSLQLDGERARALNMVGLYHYGQGRFELALEHFLHVLAIGEKTGNTTALSLAFTNIGHIYNDIGLFDSALTFYKKDLAICERISDKAGIATARNNIGLIQDEKGDKAGAIASFRASLELAQQAGDRELEGIVLNNIGDAFLHENKFNEALEYFLRARAICNSINDHFTVATTFHNIGLVMRKLGRYDEALYNLQESMRINTHLGADHALLSDTRELAATYAAKGNYRTAFTYLLQHDTLTNRVFSVETGKKIADLQIRRQLELRDHENRDLRRTKELREAQARQDEILRNAMILGMVLLAALGLVVFNRFQLKKRSEQAYRVRTEELESVDRLVKTINHQVSVDGLFRALLELGRTLFPQADKAAVLVYDDESDGFRVLSSFGMDDSAGGPVLLAAPILTGDWVRNVATVEKIGEGISIFHFKDDAIESDSCTGVCPRSRLVLDIEIEHRLAGILLFDNYSTRDSFPASEIDRWIRFREHAVAALIKATLLEESQRARHAAEEASSIKTRLLSIASHDLKNPLSVIIGIAEIIEGDTEDQAKTRDLAGMIRESGNRMLSLLYDLLDMSELEMGRIILNFRAVDVIPLVEAAVHEYRPLAEKKRQQLKLTVGSAGPLHVMADEKRLREAVTNLVDNAIKFSPLDASIYVTVVKLDKVQIAVRDEGPGLTERDKMLVFGQFQRLSARPTAGEPSTGVGLSIVKQVIELHGGSVTVESEEGKGSTFIIEL, from the coding sequence TTGTCGTCCGTTAATACAAGCCGTATCCTTCTGCCGCGGGCGGTGTGGCCGCTCGTCTGTATCGTCGCACTTGTCTTGGGCCTCATTCCACCGGCGCGGTCGATGCCGCACATCGATCCCAAAAGCGACAGTCTCGCCTCGGTACTGAAGACATCCTCCGGAAGCCGGCGCATAGCCGTGCTTCTTGAGCTTTCGATCCGCTTATCCGAGAACACGCCCGACGCATCGATACGGTACGCACATGAAGCGCTGGCACTCGCCGACAGTCTGCAGCTCGATGGCGAGAGAGCACGCGCGTTAAACATGGTCGGCCTCTATCACTACGGACAGGGCAGATTCGAGCTGGCGTTGGAGCACTTCCTCCACGTTCTCGCGATAGGGGAGAAAACCGGCAACACAACCGCCCTCTCACTCGCATTCACGAACATAGGCCACATCTACAATGACATAGGGCTGTTCGACAGCGCGCTCACGTTTTACAAGAAAGATCTCGCGATCTGCGAGCGCATATCCGACAAGGCGGGGATCGCGACGGCACGCAACAACATCGGACTGATTCAGGACGAGAAGGGAGACAAGGCCGGGGCAATCGCATCCTTCCGCGCCTCGCTCGAGCTGGCGCAGCAGGCGGGCGATCGCGAGCTGGAGGGCATCGTGCTGAACAACATCGGCGATGCGTTCCTGCACGAGAACAAATTCAACGAAGCGCTCGAGTACTTCCTGCGCGCGCGCGCGATCTGCAACTCCATCAACGACCACTTCACTGTCGCGACGACGTTCCATAATATCGGACTCGTCATGCGGAAGCTGGGACGCTACGACGAGGCGCTGTACAATCTGCAGGAATCGATGCGCATCAACACGCATCTCGGCGCCGACCACGCCTTGCTTTCGGATACGCGGGAGCTCGCTGCCACATACGCAGCGAAGGGCAATTACCGCACGGCGTTCACGTACCTGCTGCAGCACGACACACTCACCAACCGTGTATTCTCGGTCGAGACCGGCAAAAAAATAGCAGACCTTCAGATTCGCCGACAGCTCGAGCTTCGTGATCACGAGAACCGGGATTTGCGCCGCACGAAAGAGCTGCGCGAGGCACAGGCGCGTCAGGACGAAATTCTCCGGAACGCCATGATTCTCGGAATGGTTCTGCTGGCCGCGCTCGGGCTTGTTGTGTTCAACCGCTTCCAGCTCAAGAAACGTTCGGAGCAGGCGTACCGCGTGCGCACAGAGGAACTCGAGTCAGTGGACCGGCTCGTGAAAACGATCAACCACCAGGTATCTGTTGACGGCCTGTTTCGCGCCCTGCTCGAACTGGGCCGCACATTGTTTCCGCAGGCCGACAAGGCGGCGGTGCTGGTGTACGACGACGAATCCGACGGTTTTCGGGTATTGTCGTCGTTCGGCATGGACGACAGCGCGGGCGGTCCCGTTCTGCTCGCGGCGCCGATCCTTACCGGGGACTGGGTCAGAAACGTGGCGACGGTCGAGAAGATCGGTGAAGGAATTTCGATCTTCCATTTCAAGGATGATGCGATCGAATCCGACTCATGCACCGGCGTTTGTCCTCGTTCACGTCTCGTTCTCGACATCGAGATCGAACACCGGCTCGCGGGCATACTACTCTTCGACAACTACAGCACCCGCGATTCCTTCCCCGCCTCCGAGATCGACCGCTGGATTCGGTTCCGTGAACACGCGGTGGCGGCGCTCATCAAAGCCACACTGCTCGAGGAATCACAGCGGGCGCGGCACGCCGCCGAAGAGGCGAGTTCCATTAAAACGCGTTTGCTCAGCATCGCCTCACACGATCTGAAAAATCCGTTGAGCGTGATCATCGGGATTGCCGAGATCATCGAGGGCGACACGGAAGATCAGGCGAAGACGCGCGACCTGGCGGGGATGATACGTGAATCGGGAAACCGCATGCTGTCGCTGCTCTACGATCTGCTCGACATGTCGGAACTTGAAATGGGGCGCATCATTCTGAATTTCCGCGCCGTCGATGTGATTCCGCTAGTGGAAGCGGCCGTGCACGAATACAGGCCGTTGGCGGAGAAGAAACGGCAGCAGTTGAAATTGACGGTCGGGTCGGCCGGTCCGCTGCATGTGATGGCCGATGAGAAGCGCCTGCGCGAAGCGGTCACGAACCTTGTCGACAACGCGATCAAATTTTCACCTCTCGACGCGTCGATATATGTGACGGTTGTGAAACTCGACAAGGTGCAGATCGCTGTGCGCGACGAGGGTCCAGGCCTCACCGAGCGCGACAAGATGCTCGTCTTCGGGCAGTTTCAGCGCCTGTCTGCGCGACCCACGGCCGGAGAGCCATCGACCGGTGTCGGGCTGTCGATCGTCAAGCAGGTGATCGAATTGCACGGCGGCAGCGTGACAGTGGAGAGCGAAGAAGGAAAGGGATCGACATTTATCATCGAGCTGTAG
- a CDS encoding sulfite exporter TauE/SafE family protein gives MNWFLLVSAASIGFVHTLIGPDHYLPFIMMGKAQAWSRTRTLWVTFLCGLGHVLSSVLLGIVGVVFGVALHRLELIESVRGDIAAWALIAFGLIYGAWGLRRALRGRASCHAHVHTHDDGTVHTHGHIHADAAAHNHAHTPRAVMTTWTLFTVFVLGPCEPLSPLLMYPAASESIAGMVAVATVFSLVTIATMMAMVWAISAGVARVPLGAMERFTHAISGAVIAVAGISIQLLGL, from the coding sequence ATGAACTGGTTCCTTCTCGTTTCCGCCGCGTCCATCGGCTTTGTACACACACTGATCGGCCCCGATCATTACCTGCCTTTTATCATGATGGGCAAGGCGCAGGCGTGGAGCCGTACCCGCACGTTATGGGTCACCTTCCTGTGCGGACTCGGCCATGTTCTGAGCTCCGTTCTTCTCGGTATCGTGGGTGTTGTGTTTGGTGTGGCCCTGCATCGACTCGAGTTGATCGAGTCCGTCCGTGGCGATATCGCCGCCTGGGCTCTTATCGCCTTCGGCCTGATCTATGGCGCCTGGGGATTGCGCCGCGCGCTGCGCGGGCGTGCAAGCTGCCACGCGCATGTGCACACGCATGACGATGGCACGGTGCACACGCACGGTCACATCCATGCCGACGCTGCCGCACACAATCATGCGCACACGCCGCGCGCGGTCATGACTACGTGGACCCTCTTCACGGTATTTGTCCTCGGTCCTTGCGAACCCCTCAGTCCGCTCCTGATGTATCCCGCCGCCTCCGAGAGTATCGCGGGCATGGTCGCTGTCGCAACGGTCTTTTCTCTCGTGACTATTGCCACAATGATGGCAATGGTCTGGGCAATCTCCGCCGGCGTTGCGCGTGTGCCGCTTGGTGCGATGGAGCGGTTCACCCATGCCATCTCCGGCGCCGTGATCGCCGTGGCGGGAATATCGATCCAGTTGCTCGGTCTGTGA
- the dut gene encoding dUTP diphosphatase encodes MIPITRLRPGFDDIALPEYATEHAAGADLRAAIDEPIELHPGDIVAVPTNLAIALPAHLEAQVRPRSGLALKHGITLPNAPGTIDADYRGEIKVIMANMGRESFRIERGDRIAQIVICPIEHARWELTDSLTDTARGAGGFGSTGR; translated from the coding sequence ATGATTCCGATCACGCGTCTGCGCCCGGGCTTCGACGACATCGCGCTGCCCGAGTATGCCACCGAGCATGCGGCCGGCGCCGACCTGCGCGCCGCCATCGACGAGCCGATCGAGCTGCACCCGGGCGACATCGTCGCAGTCCCCACAAATCTGGCGATCGCACTGCCCGCTCACCTCGAGGCGCAGGTGCGTCCGCGCAGTGGCCTCGCGCTCAAACACGGCATCACTCTGCCGAACGCACCCGGCACCATCGATGCCGACTACCGCGGCGAAATCAAGGTGATCATGGCCAACATGGGCCGCGAATCCTTCCGCATCGAGCGCGGCGACCGCATCGCACAAATCGTGATCTGCCCCATCGAACATGCTCGATGGGAGCTGACCGATTCACTGACCGATACTGCGCGCGGAGCCGGAGGTTTCGGCTCGACAGGACGATGA
- the guaD gene encoding guanine deaminase: protein MEPFTLLAPILSPESATSASWIPHGALSVDGSGRILYCGEHGGLPETLAGLPTRILDGVLVPGFVDCHTHLPQYDCRGKFGVTLMEWLDHFIYPEEARFADELVARDVARRFFHGLLEAGTTTAAIYSSVHARATWVAFEEAERARLRVILGKVLMDRDAPDALCEPVATAVRETRALIEAWHHKTPRLLYAVTPRFAPTCSPALLRAAADIAEQTSVYVQTHLNESPAEISLVSSLFPSASSYTRVYDEAGLLGPRTILAHNIHPDDSELDLCEERNAAVAHCPDSNLFLGSGRFPLERYDGRSIRIGLGSDVGAGTSLSMPVVMRSMAWVQGRSLHPFALLYHATLGGARALSLGDETGTLRAGLSADMVEIRIDEHFAKGRHLTDLRAIEAASAVVYRSETHDIRRVWMGGELLYDRDGPGSLIPE, encoded by the coding sequence GTGGAACCCTTTACCCTCCTTGCTCCCATTCTCTCGCCTGAATCGGCGACATCCGCGTCATGGATTCCGCATGGCGCTTTGTCGGTAGACGGCAGCGGCCGCATCCTGTATTGTGGTGAGCATGGCGGGCTCCCGGAAACTCTCGCGGGCCTTCCGACACGGATTCTCGACGGTGTGCTTGTGCCGGGTTTTGTCGACTGCCACACGCATCTGCCGCAATATGACTGCCGCGGTAAATTCGGCGTCACTCTTATGGAGTGGCTCGACCACTTCATCTATCCGGAAGAGGCGCGATTCGCCGATGAATTGGTTGCGCGTGATGTCGCCCGCCGCTTTTTCCACGGCCTCCTCGAGGCCGGCACTACCACCGCCGCCATCTATTCATCCGTCCATGCGCGCGCTACATGGGTTGCGTTCGAAGAGGCGGAGAGAGCGCGCCTGCGTGTCATTCTCGGAAAAGTGCTCATGGATCGCGACGCGCCCGATGCCCTTTGTGAACCGGTCGCAACGGCCGTGCGCGAGACGCGCGCCCTCATCGAGGCCTGGCATCACAAAACGCCGCGCCTGCTCTATGCCGTCACACCGCGTTTTGCGCCTACGTGTTCGCCCGCATTGCTCCGGGCCGCGGCGGACATTGCCGAGCAGACCTCGGTGTACGTACAGACGCATCTCAACGAATCACCCGCCGAAATTTCGCTCGTGTCCTCGCTGTTTCCCTCCGCTTCGTCCTACACGCGTGTGTACGACGAGGCCGGACTACTCGGCCCGCGCACGATTCTCGCCCACAACATTCATCCCGACGACAGCGAGCTCGATCTCTGTGAAGAACGAAATGCCGCGGTGGCGCATTGCCCCGACTCCAATCTGTTCCTCGGGAGCGGCCGCTTCCCGCTCGAGCGCTACGATGGACGATCGATCCGCATCGGCCTCGGCTCCGACGTCGGTGCAGGCACCTCGTTGAGCATGCCGGTTGTCATGCGCTCGATGGCATGGGTACAAGGGCGCAGTCTGCACCCCTTCGCGCTCCTCTACCACGCAACTCTCGGAGGTGCGCGCGCCCTGTCGCTCGGCGATGAGACCGGGACATTGCGCGCGGGGCTCTCGGCCGACATGGTCGAGATCCGCATCGACGAGCATTTTGCGAAGGGACGCCACCTCACGGATTTGCGGGCCATCGAGGCCGCCTCGGCTGTGGTCTACAGATCGGAGACGCACGACATCCGTCGCGTCTGGATGGGTGGGGAACTGCTCTACGATCGAGACGGTCCGGGATCGCTCATACCGGAGTAG